The DNA window CAGGTTCCGCGCGGCGGAGCCGCTGGTGTTCGCAGCCGCCCAGATGCGGGCGAGTTCGCCGTGCAGCACGTCGCGGGTGATCGCGTCGAGCGCGGCGAACGGCTCGTCCATCAGCAGCAGTTGGCTGTCCTGGGCCAGTGCCCGGGCCAGGGCCACGCGCTGGCGCATCCCGCCCGACAGCTCGTGCACGCGCTTGCCGTGGGCGCCGCCGAGGCGGACCAGCTCCAGCAGCCGCTCCGCCTCCGGCTTGCGGTCGGCCTTGGGCACCCCGCGCAGCCGCAGGGCGAGTTCGATGTTCTTGCCCGCGGTCAGCCACGGGAACAGGGCGTGCTCCTGGAACATGAGCGCCGCACGCCCTGGTGTCTGGATCGACCCCTGGGACGGCTTGTCCAGGCCCGCGACCAGGTTGAGCAGGGTCGACTTGCCGCACCCGGAGGCCCCCAGGATGGTGACGAACTCGCCGGGAGCGACATCGAGGCTGATGTCGTCCAGGACGAGCTGCGATCCGGCCGGGCCGGAGAAGGACTTCGAGACGTGCTCGATACGCGCGGCGTGTGTGATGGTTGCCGCGGTGCCCTCGGCAGCCTTGGCGAGCGTGGTGGCCATGGTCGTCACCTCCTGGGGAATTGCCGGACGTAGGGGCTTACTTGGCGCCGAGGCCGGCGTCGGAGACTTCCGGCTTGCCGGCGGCCTTCAGCACCTTGTTCAGGAGCCTCAGGTCGTAGATCCGCAGGTCGGGCTGTTCGATGAGCTTGCCTCACCGCCCACTCCGACTGCGTCTTAAGGTGGAGGCCAGCGGGTCGTCGTGATGGCGATGCTCGGCCAGGCCGGGTCGATGATCTTCGCTTCGAGCGGCTTGCCGTTCTCGGCTTCGAGCTTGGCGTTGGCGGAGGCCTTCGCCTTGTCGGGGTTGGCGTTGATCCACTCGTTGGTCTTGACCGTGCCCGCCAGGACCGCCTCGACGACGTCGGGGTGCTCCTTGAGGAACTTCTGCGACACGATGTGTTCGTGATCACGAACT is part of the Streptomyces subrutilus genome and encodes:
- a CDS encoding ABC transporter ATP-binding protein — encoded protein: MATTLAKAAEGTAATITHAARIEHVSKSFSGPAGSQLVLDDISLDVAPGEFVTILGASGCGKSTLLNLVAGLDKPSQGSIQTPGRAALMFQEHALFPWLTAGKNIELALRLRGVPKADRKPEAERLLELVRLGGAHGKRVHELSGGMRQRVALARALAQDSQLLLMDEPFAALDAITRDVLHGELARIWAAANTSGSAARNLSVLFVTHNVREAVRLAQRVVLLSSRPGRVAKEWTVDIPQPRRIEDADVAELSLEITEHLREEIRRHGQH